Proteins co-encoded in one Alcanivorax sp. genomic window:
- a CDS encoding TIGR04219 family outer membrane beta-barrel protein, whose product MLLRHFPLALALTCAASAAVADMRISAGGFSWDSELEGTIASGGDPVDLDNDLGFGYVRQTGAQLQLEHDAGLFPQARLRYLSLRADSQSRPSQALDLGGTRFPSGNPLHSDLNLEILDGTLYYAFAQDNDLRLDAGLTLRRLDGELVLESATRQGHQAIDDTLPQLHLAAHYPFRLLSDNAWFGAEVNGIYLDQDQLADFTLRAGWRSDFLFGVEVGFSQMFIKLDEDSDSAINLKFGGPYLALTLHF is encoded by the coding sequence ATGCTGCTACGCCATTTTCCGCTGGCCCTGGCGCTCACCTGCGCAGCCAGTGCCGCGGTTGCTGACATGCGCATCAGTGCCGGGGGGTTTTCATGGGACAGCGAACTGGAGGGTACCATCGCCTCCGGCGGCGACCCCGTGGACCTGGATAATGATCTGGGTTTTGGCTACGTCCGCCAGACTGGCGCCCAGCTGCAGCTGGAACACGATGCTGGCCTGTTTCCCCAGGCTCGCCTGCGCTACCTGTCACTGCGCGCAGACAGCCAATCCCGGCCCAGCCAGGCACTGGACCTGGGCGGCACACGTTTCCCGTCCGGGAACCCCCTGCACAGTGATCTGAATCTGGAAATTCTCGACGGCACGCTCTACTACGCCTTCGCGCAAGACAATGATCTTCGCCTGGATGCGGGCCTTACCCTGCGGCGCCTGGATGGGGAGCTGGTATTGGAATCCGCCACCCGACAGGGTCACCAGGCCATTGACGACACTCTTCCCCAGCTTCACCTCGCGGCGCATTACCCCTTCCGGCTGCTGTCCGACAACGCCTGGTTCGGCGCTGAGGTCAACGGGATCTATCTGGATCAGGATCAACTGGCCGATTTCACCCTGCGGGCGGGCTGGCGCAGTGATTTCCTGTTCGGAGTGGAAGTGGGCTTCAGCCAGATGTTCATCAAACTGGACGAGGACAGTGACAGCGCGATCAACCTGAAATTCGGCGGCCCCTACCTGGCGCTGACACTGCACTTCTGA
- a CDS encoding DUF1249 domain-containing protein, translating to MSRRGRYRLDFRALMTQCEENYARMMPLLNALGDSDSLAVELGHEHHPHTLNLRVLERSPYTTTVRLEDQELLALLPASRLTVRLYHDARLAEVTEARPFRRVSARYAYPNRHMHQRDEKAQWNRFLAEWLRHVHDHGRDAGQQWRQQVSGD from the coding sequence ATGAGTCGACGGGGGCGTTACCGTCTGGATTTTCGCGCGTTGATGACCCAGTGCGAGGAAAACTACGCCCGCATGATGCCGCTGCTGAATGCCCTGGGGGACAGTGACAGCCTGGCTGTGGAGCTGGGGCATGAGCACCACCCCCATACCCTCAATCTGCGGGTGCTGGAACGCTCCCCGTATACCACTACGGTGCGACTGGAAGACCAGGAGTTGCTGGCGCTGCTGCCGGCATCACGCCTTACCGTGCGCCTCTATCACGATGCCCGCCTTGCGGAAGTGACCGAGGCACGGCCCTTTCGACGGGTGAGCGCCCGTTATGCCTATCCCAACCGTCATATGCACCAGCGCGATGAAAAAGCGCAGTGGAACCGTTTCCTGGCTGAATGGCTGCGCCATGTGCACGACCATGGTCGTGATGCGGGGCAGCAGTGGCGGCAACAGGTTTCCGGTGACTGA
- a CDS encoding YqiA/YcfP family alpha/beta fold hydrolase has protein sequence MAPETSLLYIHGFNSSPASHKAGLLRDVFERAGCPERLITPALPPSPRQAMAELDAAIASAGPVALLGSSLGGFYATWLAEHHDLKAVVVNPAVRPWRLLDKYTGIQHNYHTGEAWEFDPAWLNELRRYEVEAISQPENLLLLTQTGDETLNWEDGWDYYGDCHRYCGLGGSHGFDNFDAFIPLILRFCGLEIHAGGQTPNA, from the coding sequence ATGGCACCAGAAACCTCCCTTCTCTATATTCACGGCTTCAACAGTTCCCCGGCATCCCACAAGGCGGGTTTGTTGCGTGATGTGTTCGAGCGGGCCGGGTGCCCGGAGCGGCTGATCACGCCGGCGCTGCCGCCGTCCCCCCGCCAGGCTATGGCGGAACTGGATGCGGCCATTGCCTCGGCCGGGCCAGTGGCGTTGCTGGGCTCGTCTCTGGGGGGCTTCTATGCTACCTGGCTGGCAGAGCACCATGATCTCAAGGCGGTGGTGGTCAATCCGGCGGTGCGTCCGTGGCGACTACTGGACAAATACACAGGTATCCAGCATAACTATCACACCGGCGAGGCCTGGGAGTTCGACCCGGCCTGGCTGAATGAGCTGCGCCGCTACGAAGTGGAGGCGATTTCCCAGCCGGAAAACCTGCTGCTGCTCACCCAGACCGGGGACGAAACCCTCAACTGGGAGGATGGCTGGGACTATTATGGCGACTGCCACCGCTATTGCGGCTTGGGTGGAAGCCACGGCTTTGATAACTTTGACGCCTTCATACCGCTGATCCTGCGGTTTTGTGGCCTGGAAATACACGCTGGAGGCCAGACGCCGAACGCCTGA
- the cpdA gene encoding 3',5'-cyclic-AMP phosphodiesterase: protein MTQQLQPLRIVQLSDCHLFADVSGKLLGLNTQFSLDKVLELVRREQPNPDLILATGDLSQDASFESYQRLDDALESFQVPVYWLEGNHDKPAPMLEALHAQRDRMSPCVLEQGAWTIVMLDSTIPGEVPGELFDEDLTFLDNALRNARGEHLMVCLHHHPVPMGCAWLDTQLVGSADKFFEVIDRHPKVRAIIWGHVHQEYDSTRNGVRLMAVPSTCVQFKPGSEDFAVDDANPGYRWLDLHADGRIDTGVSRVEGITFEVDFSVKGY, encoded by the coding sequence TTGACGCAGCAGTTGCAGCCCCTTCGAATTGTGCAGTTATCGGACTGCCATCTGTTTGCCGATGTCAGCGGCAAGCTGCTGGGTCTCAATACCCAGTTCAGCCTGGATAAGGTACTGGAGCTGGTCCGCAGGGAGCAGCCGAACCCGGACCTGATTCTGGCCACCGGAGATTTGTCCCAGGATGCGTCCTTTGAGTCTTATCAGCGGCTGGATGATGCGCTGGAAAGCTTTCAGGTGCCGGTGTACTGGCTGGAAGGCAACCATGACAAGCCTGCCCCCATGCTGGAGGCGCTGCACGCCCAGCGGGATCGAATGAGCCCGTGTGTCCTGGAGCAGGGTGCCTGGACCATCGTCATGCTGGATTCCACCATTCCCGGCGAAGTGCCCGGGGAGCTGTTTGACGAAGATCTGACGTTTCTTGATAACGCCCTGCGCAATGCCCGCGGCGAACATCTGATGGTCTGCCTTCATCATCACCCTGTGCCAATGGGGTGCGCATGGTTGGACACCCAGCTGGTGGGCAGCGCAGACAAATTCTTTGAGGTGATCGATCGCCATCCCAAGGTGCGGGCGATTATCTGGGGGCATGTTCACCAGGAATATGACAGTACTCGCAATGGCGTGCGCCTGATGGCCGTGCCCAGTACCTGTGTGCAGTTCAAGCCCGGCAGCGAGGATTTCGCGGTGGACGACGCCAACCCGGGCTACCGCTGGCTGGATCTGCACGCCGATGGCCGCATCGACACGGGTGTGAGCCGGGTGGAGGGGATCACCTTTGAGGTGGACTTCAGCGTTAAAGGCTACTGA
- the parC gene encoding DNA topoisomerase IV subunit A: MADDFESFPLREYTEKAYLDYSMYVILDRALPNIGDGLKPVQRRIVYAMSELGLKATSKYKKSARTVGDVLGKYHPHGDSACYEAMVLMAQPFSYRYPLVDGQGNWGSADDPKSFAAMRYTESKLAPYSEVLLSELGQGTVEWLPNFDGTMEEPKMLPARLPNVLLNGTTGIAVGMSTDIPPHNLREVANACIHLLKDPGASLDDLMEYIQGPDFPTEAEVITSQNDIIRMYAEGKGSLKQRAVYEREEADIVVTALPYQVSGAKVLEQIADQMNKKKLPMVSDLRDESDHENPTRLVITPRSNRVDVEQLMSHLFATTDLEKNYRVNLNMIGIDGRPQVKSLDTILNEWLQFRMVTVRRRLQHRLDKVLDRLHILEGLLVAFLNIDEVIHIIRTEDVPKPVLMERFGISERQAEAILELKLRHLAKLEEMKIRGEQDELNEEREKLEATLGSTAKMKKLVAKELKEDADKYGDDRRSPLVERDAAAALDETDLVSADPVTVVLSEKGWVRAAKGHDVDVVGLSYKAGDKYRASARGKSNQPVCFIDSTGRSYSLPAHTLPSARGQGEPLSGRVNPPSGAVFMAAVMGKDKDAYLMSTDAGYGFVVRYADLLANKKAGKTVLSVPKGGKVLPPQAIASTGNDLIALVSNEGRLLVFPVKELPEMMRGKGNKMMSIPSARVQSREEFVQDVQVVGPQDSLTIYAGKRHLTLKPSDLEHYYGERGRRGAKLPRGFQNVDSMAVERKDDA, from the coding sequence ATGGCTGACGATTTTGAAAGTTTTCCCTTAAGGGAATACACCGAAAAAGCGTACCTGGATTATTCCATGTACGTGATTCTTGACCGGGCCTTGCCGAACATCGGCGATGGTCTGAAGCCGGTGCAACGGCGCATCGTGTATGCGATGAGCGAACTGGGTCTCAAGGCGACGTCCAAGTACAAGAAGTCTGCCCGTACTGTGGGTGATGTGCTGGGTAAGTATCACCCCCACGGGGATTCTGCCTGTTACGAAGCCATGGTGCTGATGGCTCAACCCTTCAGTTACCGCTATCCGCTGGTGGATGGCCAGGGGAACTGGGGCAGCGCGGATGATCCCAAATCCTTCGCGGCCATGCGTTATACCGAATCCAAGCTGGCGCCCTATTCGGAAGTGCTGCTCTCCGAGCTTGGCCAGGGTACGGTGGAATGGTTGCCGAATTTCGACGGCACCATGGAAGAGCCCAAGATGCTGCCGGCCCGGCTGCCCAATGTGTTGCTCAATGGCACCACCGGTATCGCGGTGGGCATGAGCACGGATATTCCGCCACACAACCTGCGTGAGGTCGCCAACGCCTGTATCCATTTGCTGAAAGATCCCGGGGCGTCCCTGGATGATCTGATGGAATACATCCAGGGGCCGGATTTCCCCACCGAGGCGGAGGTGATCACTTCCCAGAACGACATCATCCGCATGTATGCGGAGGGCAAGGGCTCCCTGAAGCAGCGTGCGGTCTATGAGCGTGAGGAAGCGGACATCGTCGTCACTGCGCTGCCGTATCAGGTGTCGGGTGCCAAGGTGCTGGAACAGATCGCCGACCAGATGAACAAGAAGAAGCTGCCCATGGTCAGCGATCTTCGTGACGAGTCCGATCACGAGAATCCCACTCGTCTGGTGATTACGCCGCGCTCCAATCGTGTGGATGTGGAACAGCTGATGAGTCACCTGTTCGCCACCACGGATCTGGAAAAGAACTACCGGGTAAACCTGAACATGATCGGCATCGATGGCCGGCCACAGGTGAAGAGCCTGGATACCATTCTCAATGAGTGGTTGCAGTTCCGTATGGTCACGGTGCGCCGTCGTCTGCAGCACCGCCTCGACAAGGTACTGGATCGTCTGCATATCCTGGAAGGTCTGCTGGTTGCCTTCCTCAACATTGATGAAGTGATTCATATCATCCGCACCGAAGATGTACCCAAGCCGGTGCTGATGGAGCGTTTCGGTATTTCCGAACGTCAGGCGGAAGCGATCCTCGAACTGAAATTGCGCCATTTGGCCAAGCTCGAGGAAATGAAGATTCGTGGCGAGCAGGACGAGCTCAACGAAGAACGGGAAAAGCTGGAAGCCACCCTCGGCTCCACCGCGAAGATGAAAAAGCTGGTGGCCAAAGAGCTCAAGGAAGATGCGGACAAGTACGGTGATGATCGTCGTTCCCCGCTGGTGGAGCGTGACGCCGCTGCCGCGCTGGATGAAACCGATCTGGTCAGTGCGGATCCGGTGACCGTTGTGCTGTCCGAAAAGGGGTGGGTCCGTGCCGCCAAGGGCCACGATGTGGATGTGGTGGGTCTCAGCTACAAGGCGGGGGACAAATACCGGGCCTCTGCCAGGGGCAAGTCCAACCAGCCAGTTTGCTTTATCGACAGTACCGGGCGCAGCTATTCATTGCCTGCGCATACCCTGCCCAGCGCCCGTGGTCAGGGTGAACCCCTGTCCGGTCGGGTGAACCCTCCGTCCGGGGCGGTCTTCATGGCAGCGGTCATGGGCAAGGACAAGGATGCCTACCTGATGAGTACCGACGCAGGTTATGGCTTTGTGGTCCGGTATGCCGATTTGCTGGCCAACAAGAAGGCAGGCAAAACCGTGCTGAGTGTGCCCAAGGGAGGCAAGGTGTTGCCGCCCCAGGCGATTGCCAGTACCGGGAATGATCTGATTGCGCTGGTCTCCAACGAGGGGCGCCTGTTGGTGTTCCCGGTGAAGGAGTTGCCGGAGATGATGCGGGGCAAGGGCAACAAGATGATGTCCATCCCCTCTGCACGGGTGCAGTCCCGGGAAGAGTTTGTTCAGGATGTGCAGGTGGTGGGTCCCCAGGATTCCCTGACCATCTATGCCGGCAAGCGTCACCTGACGCTCAAGCCGTCGGATCTGGAACACTATTACGGTGAACGGGGCCGGCGTGGTGCCAAACTGCCGCGGGGGTTCCAGAACGTGGACAGCATGGCGGTGGAACGCAAGGATGATGCCTGA
- the parE gene encoding DNA topoisomerase IV subunit B, whose protein sequence is MTNNYTSENIEVLSGLEPVRKRPGMYTDTTRPNHLAQEVIDNSVDEALAGHAKSIKVTLFKDGGVEVEDDGRGMPVDIHPVKKKPGVEVILSTLHAGGKFSNNNYQFSGGLHGVGVSVVNALSTKLEVLVKRDGQLHRIEFGDGEKRSDLEVIDTVGKRNTGTILRFWPDPSYFDSPKISVSRLKHLLRAKAVLCPGLKVILENQVNGESETWQFEDGLIEYLLESATGWERVPEEPFNGAMSAETEAVDWAVMWLPEGGELVQESYVNLIPTAQGGTHVNGLRSGLLDAMREFCEFRNLLPRGVKLTPEDIWDRAAYVLSVKMQDPQFAGQTKERLSSRQTAAFVSGVVKDAFSLWLNQHTDEAEKLADLCINNAQKRLRAAKKVTRKKVTSGPALPGKLADCTSDDPAQSEIFLVEGDSAGGSAKQARDRVFQAIMPLRGKIMNTWEVDSAEVLGSQEIHDIAVALGIEPGSDDLNGLRYGKVCILADADSDGLHIATLICALFLRHFPALVKNGHVFVAMPPLYRIDVGKEVYYALDKEEREGVLDRIKAEKKRGKVNVTRFKGLGEMNPLQLRETTMAPDTRRLVRLSISSDDETHQLMDMLLSKKRASDRKGWLEEKGNLAEV, encoded by the coding sequence ATGACCAATAATTATACGTCCGAAAATATTGAAGTTTTGTCGGGCCTGGAGCCGGTGCGCAAGCGTCCCGGCATGTACACCGATACCACCCGCCCCAACCACCTTGCCCAGGAAGTGATCGATAACTCCGTCGATGAAGCTCTGGCAGGGCATGCCAAGTCCATCAAGGTCACCCTGTTCAAGGATGGTGGCGTGGAAGTGGAAGATGATGGCCGTGGTATGCCGGTAGATATTCATCCGGTAAAGAAGAAGCCGGGGGTGGAAGTGATCCTCTCTACCCTCCATGCGGGTGGCAAGTTCTCCAACAACAACTACCAGTTCAGTGGCGGTCTGCACGGGGTGGGGGTGTCCGTGGTGAATGCCCTTTCCACCAAACTGGAAGTGTTGGTCAAACGTGATGGCCAGCTGCACCGCATTGAGTTTGGTGACGGTGAGAAACGCAGTGATCTGGAAGTGATCGATACGGTGGGCAAGCGAAACACCGGTACCATCCTGCGTTTCTGGCCGGATCCGTCCTACTTCGATTCGCCGAAGATTTCCGTTTCCCGCCTCAAGCATCTGCTGCGAGCCAAGGCCGTGCTGTGTCCTGGCCTGAAAGTCATTCTGGAAAACCAGGTCAACGGTGAGAGCGAGACCTGGCAGTTCGAGGATGGCCTGATCGAGTACCTGCTGGAATCTGCCACCGGTTGGGAGCGAGTCCCTGAAGAACCGTTCAACGGTGCCATGAGCGCGGAAACTGAAGCGGTGGACTGGGCGGTGATGTGGTTGCCGGAAGGTGGCGAGTTGGTGCAGGAATCCTATGTGAACCTGATCCCCACGGCCCAGGGCGGTACCCATGTGAACGGCCTGCGTTCCGGCTTGCTGGATGCCATGCGCGAGTTCTGCGAATTCCGCAACCTGTTGCCGCGGGGCGTGAAACTGACCCCGGAAGATATCTGGGACCGCGCCGCCTATGTGCTCAGCGTGAAGATGCAGGACCCGCAGTTTGCCGGCCAGACCAAGGAGCGACTCAGTTCCCGGCAGACGGCCGCCTTTGTGTCCGGCGTGGTCAAAGATGCATTTTCCCTGTGGCTGAACCAGCACACGGATGAAGCAGAAAAATTGGCGGATCTGTGTATCAATAATGCCCAGAAACGTCTGCGTGCCGCCAAAAAGGTTACCCGAAAGAAAGTCACCAGTGGTCCGGCGCTGCCCGGCAAGCTGGCGGATTGCACCAGCGATGATCCGGCCCAGAGTGAGATCTTCCTGGTGGAGGGGGATTCAGCAGGCGGTTCTGCCAAGCAGGCCCGGGATCGAGTGTTCCAGGCCATCATGCCGCTGCGCGGCAAGATCATGAATACCTGGGAAGTGGACTCTGCCGAAGTGCTGGGTAGCCAGGAAATTCATGATATCGCCGTGGCGCTGGGTATTGAGCCGGGCAGCGACGATCTCAACGGCCTGCGTTACGGCAAGGTCTGCATCCTTGCCGATGCGGACTCCGATGGTCTGCATATCGCCACCTTGATCTGTGCCTTGTTCCTGCGGCACTTCCCGGCATTGGTGAAAAACGGCCATGTGTTTGTGGCCATGCCGCCGCTGTACCGCATCGATGTGGGCAAGGAAGTCTATTACGCCCTGGACAAGGAAGAACGGGAAGGCGTGCTGGACCGCATCAAGGCCGAGAAGAAGCGGGGCAAAGTGAACGTGACCCGCTTCAAGGGCCTGGGTGAAATGAACCCGCTGCAGCTGCGCGAAACCACCATGGCCCCGGATACCCGCCGTCTGGTGCGCCTCTCCATCAGCAGTGATGATGAAACCCATCAGCTGATGGACATGCTGCTGAGCAAGAAGCGCGCCTCCGACCGCAAGGGCTGGCTGGAAGAGAAAGGCAATCTAGCTGAAGTCTAA
- a CDS encoding acyltransferase, with protein sequence MVRGVTTILLLLVNTLVLIGPMMLVALLKLLPGKGWRRLCSRVVMGIAETWAEICKAIFALMTPTRWDIRGVENLRQDTSYLVVSNHQSWVDIPALVEAFNRKTPYFKFFLKKELIWVPFLGLAFWALDYPFMKRYSKAVLDKRPELKGKDLEITRRACEKFQGIPVTVVNFLEGTRFTAAKQQAQASPYRHLLKPKAGGVAFVMAALGDNLDALLDVTIVYPQGKPPGFWALLCGEVKTVVVDVQTRPLDPALWRSDYQDDPQFRAEVQQWVSDLWHDKDQRISELQQALS encoded by the coding sequence ATGGTGAGGGGCGTCACGACGATTCTTTTGTTGCTGGTGAACACGCTGGTGTTGATTGGTCCGATGATGCTCGTGGCACTGCTCAAGCTGTTGCCCGGCAAGGGATGGCGGCGGCTGTGCTCGCGGGTGGTAATGGGGATTGCCGAAACCTGGGCCGAAATCTGCAAGGCCATCTTTGCCCTGATGACCCCCACTCGCTGGGACATCCGCGGTGTGGAAAACCTGCGCCAGGACACCTCTTATCTGGTGGTGAGCAACCACCAGTCCTGGGTGGATATTCCTGCCTTGGTGGAAGCCTTCAATCGCAAGACCCCCTATTTCAAGTTCTTCCTCAAGAAAGAACTGATCTGGGTGCCGTTTCTGGGCCTGGCTTTCTGGGCGCTGGATTACCCCTTCATGAAACGCTACAGCAAGGCGGTGCTGGACAAGCGACCCGAGTTGAAGGGCAAGGATCTCGAGATCACCCGGCGGGCCTGTGAGAAGTTCCAGGGCATCCCGGTGACCGTGGTGAACTTCCTGGAGGGCACCCGCTTCACCGCGGCCAAGCAACAGGCCCAGGCATCCCCGTACCGGCACCTGCTCAAGCCCAAGGCCGGTGGTGTGGCTTTCGTTATGGCCGCGCTGGGCGATAACCTGGATGCGTTGCTGGATGTCACCATCGTCTATCCCCAGGGCAAGCCGCCAGGCTTCTGGGCGTTACTCTGCGGTGAGGTAAAAACCGTGGTGGTGGATGTGCAGACCCGGCCGCTGGACCCTGCCCTGTGGCGTAGCGATTATCAGGACGACCCCCAGTTCCGGGCGGAAGTGCAGCAGTGGGTCAGTGATCTCTGGCACGACAAGGATCAGCGCATCAGCGAGCTGCAGCAAGCCCTGTCATGA
- a CDS encoding NUDIX domain-containing protein, with the protein MTDIEPRFSQDDVEILERETPFQGFFRVDALTLRHKQYEGGWGKPIRRELFVRPRAAAVLPYDPARGEILLVEQFRVGALEWRDSPWCLELIAGLADKEGESPQDLIRREAVEEGGLTLGAMETVAHYMPSPGGTDERLHVFVGQADLAGAGGIFGCPEEGEDIRALTVPVTQIPALLESGRVDNAASLIALQWLLLHRAELDARWGKA; encoded by the coding sequence ATGACTGATATCGAGCCGCGTTTCAGTCAGGACGATGTGGAAATCCTGGAACGGGAAACCCCGTTTCAAGGCTTCTTCCGTGTGGATGCGCTGACCCTGCGTCACAAACAATATGAAGGTGGCTGGGGAAAGCCCATTCGTCGTGAATTGTTCGTGCGTCCCCGGGCGGCGGCGGTGCTGCCCTACGACCCGGCGCGTGGCGAGATTCTGCTGGTGGAGCAGTTCCGGGTGGGAGCGCTGGAGTGGCGAGATTCCCCCTGGTGCCTGGAGCTGATTGCGGGCCTTGCCGACAAGGAAGGGGAAAGTCCGCAGGACCTGATCCGGCGTGAGGCGGTGGAAGAGGGTGGCCTGACCCTGGGCGCCATGGAAACCGTGGCGCACTACATGCCCAGCCCGGGCGGTACCGATGAGCGTCTGCATGTGTTTGTGGGCCAGGCGGATCTGGCCGGCGCGGGCGGTATTTTCGGCTGTCCTGAAGAGGGGGAGGATATTCGCGCCCTCACCGTCCCCGTGACACAGATTCCGGCATTGCTGGAGTCTGGCCGGGTAGACAATGCCGCCAGCCTGATTGCCTTGCAGTGGCTCCTGTTGCATCGCGCTGAACTGGATGCCCGGTGGGGCAAGGCATGA
- a CDS encoding TIGR04219 family outer membrane beta-barrel protein translates to MKRILLATSALLASTALHAAPGLTLYGGGYNWNADFTGTISSGGANIDVEDDLGMGKADQSVIWLGVEHAVPLIPNVRVRYFDLYESASNRLQRSFEFNGNQYVASTRVDSELELEMLEGTLYYTPIDTTLKLDLGLTVRHVDGFVRLNSIISDSRLDVDEMLPLVHAAARFDIPSTGAYLGAELNAIKYDDSSMNDYNVRMGWRSDFLLGVEVGYSRINLDLDDVANLTTDLDMGGPYVALSLGF, encoded by the coding sequence ATGAAACGGATACTGCTCGCCACATCGGCACTGCTCGCCAGCACCGCCCTGCACGCCGCCCCCGGATTAACGCTCTACGGGGGTGGCTATAACTGGAATGCGGATTTCACTGGCACCATTTCATCCGGGGGGGCCAACATCGATGTGGAAGACGATCTGGGCATGGGTAAGGCCGACCAGAGCGTGATCTGGCTCGGTGTGGAGCATGCTGTGCCGCTGATTCCCAATGTCCGGGTGCGTTACTTTGATCTCTATGAGTCCGCCAGTAACCGCCTGCAACGCAGTTTTGAATTCAACGGCAATCAATATGTGGCCAGCACCCGGGTAGACAGCGAACTTGAGCTGGAAATGCTGGAGGGCACGCTCTATTACACGCCCATCGATACCACCCTGAAGCTGGACCTGGGCCTGACCGTTCGCCATGTCGACGGGTTCGTGCGCCTCAACAGCATCATCAGTGATTCGAGACTGGACGTCGACGAGATGTTGCCACTGGTCCATGCCGCAGCCCGGTTTGACATCCCTTCCACCGGTGCCTATCTCGGCGCAGAACTGAATGCCATCAAGTACGACGACTCCAGCATGAACGACTACAACGTGCGCATGGGCTGGCGATCGGACTTTTTGTTGGGAGTGGAGGTCGGCTACAGCCGCATCAATCTGGACCTGGATGACGTTGCCAATCTCACCACGGATCTGGATATGGGTGGCCCCTACGTTGCCCTGTCGCTGGGCTTCTGA